One genomic region from Balneola sp. encodes:
- a CDS encoding endonuclease VIII, which produces MPEGPEIWRAADKIGEAISGKEIEDLFFAFEELKPFKESLVGLKVNSVTPRGKAIITSFENNLNLYSHNQLYGKWIIQNRGNVPKNNRSLRVAIHTKDKSAFLYSASEIEILKDNEVEGHSYIEKLGPDVVHPKTTFEEVLERYKSDTFNNRKLSTLLLDQGFLSGVGNYLRSEILFASKVDPEFRPKDCTESQIEALANNSIYLSRRSYETGGLTTPDDLVKVLKEEGASRRQYRHYVYGREGKPCYKCGREIQVIKTGGRKVYFCETEQK; this is translated from the coding sequence ATGCCTGAAGGACCAGAAATTTGGAGAGCTGCAGATAAAATTGGAGAAGCTATATCCGGTAAAGAAATTGAAGACCTTTTTTTTGCGTTTGAGGAGCTTAAGCCTTTTAAAGAAAGTTTGGTTGGGCTAAAGGTAAACTCGGTTACACCCAGAGGTAAGGCCATTATTACGTCTTTTGAGAATAACCTGAATCTTTATTCACACAATCAGCTATATGGTAAATGGATAATTCAGAATCGGGGTAATGTGCCCAAGAATAATCGCTCACTCAGGGTCGCGATCCACACGAAGGATAAATCTGCTTTCTTGTATTCAGCTTCTGAGATTGAAATATTGAAAGATAATGAGGTAGAAGGCCACTCTTATATAGAAAAATTAGGTCCGGATGTTGTTCACCCAAAAACAACATTTGAAGAGGTTTTAGAACGATACAAAAGCGATACTTTCAATAACAGAAAACTCTCAACTTTACTTTTGGATCAGGGTTTTTTGAGCGGAGTTGGGAATTATCTGCGGAGTGAAATTTTATTTGCTTCAAAAGTTGACCCGGAATTCAGGCCAAAAGATTGCACTGAGTCTCAAATAGAAGCTTTAGCGAACAACTCAATCTATTTGTCAAGGCGATCTTATGAGACAGGAGGTTTAACAACTCCTGATGATTTGGTTAAGGTTCTTAAGGAAGAGGGAGCCTCCAGGAGACAATACAGACACTATGTATACGGTCGGGAAGGTAAACCATGTTATAAATGTGGACGGGAAATTCAGGTTATAAAGACGGGTGGGCGTAAAGTTTATTTTTGTGAAACAGAGCAGAAATAA
- a CDS encoding DUF4920 domain-containing protein, whose product MKKVLTIALVLLTSLPVLAQETEVVRLSEPIQTTENYEVFGSEVIEWNEAQSLVSIIKSGDEFEGKEVTLETEVAQVCQKKGCFFVANQDGYSARITFKDYGFFIPTDSQGKTVKLVGTFTVTELTEEKAKHYAEDAGEDAETITGPQKEYSIVATSVLVPKS is encoded by the coding sequence ATGAAAAAAGTATTAACTATAGCCCTCGTTTTATTAACATCTTTACCTGTATTAGCCCAAGAAACAGAAGTAGTTCGTCTTTCAGAGCCGATTCAAACTACAGAGAACTACGAAGTTTTTGGAAGTGAAGTAATTGAGTGGAATGAAGCACAATCTTTAGTAAGTATTATCAAGAGTGGCGATGAATTTGAAGGAAAAGAAGTTACACTCGAAACTGAAGTAGCTCAAGTTTGCCAGAAGAAAGGATGTTTTTTTGTAGCTAATCAAGATGGGTATTCTGCTCGCATTACATTTAAAGACTATGGCTTTTTTATTCCCACTGATTCTCAAGGGAAAACGGTCAAATTGGTTGGTACTTTTACTGTTACAGAACTCACAGAAGAGAAGGCTAAACACTATGCTGAAGATGCCGGTGAGGACGCTGAAACAATTACAGGTCCTCAGAAAGAGTATTCAATTGTAGCTACTTCAGTATTGGTTCCAAAATCATAA
- a CDS encoding translation initiation factor, whose amino-acid sequence MKVSVKMETAGRRGKQVSVIRGITHNPQVIEDLEKKLKTQLGTGGTIKGKTIEIQGDHVSRIKKILEKEGYEVN is encoded by the coding sequence ATGAAAGTAAGCGTAAAAATGGAAACTGCCGGACGCAGAGGCAAACAAGTTTCTGTCATCAGAGGAATCACACATAACCCCCAGGTGATTGAAGATTTAGAAAAGAAACTCAAAACACAATTGGGAACCGGCGGAACGATCAAAGGAAAAACGATAGAAATCCAGGGAGATCATGTGAGTCGAATAAAGAAAATCCTGGAAAAAGAAGGCTACGAAGTTAATTAG